Genomic DNA from Methanosarcina sp. MTP4:
ATTTTATTAACCACGGAAGACACGGAAGACACGGAAGGATTGTGCCCCTATTTCCTTTATTCCGTGTTTTCCGTGCTTTCTGTGGTAATTTTCACTTGAGATTGGTGAAGGAATTTGGGTCTTTGACTATAAATGTGGAAAATCTCCATTGAATTAAAAAATAGTATAGGAGTAATATTAAGCCCTGAATCAAAAAAGAGATGGGTAAAATCTGCGGGATACTTTTTACACGCCGGTTTTTCTTTTTAAAGGGGTTGTTTGAATCAGATACACTTCCCCTTTTTTGAGAATCGGGTTTCCTCTCGCATGGGGCTTTCACTTTTGAAGGGTTTTAAACTTTCATTTGTCAGTTTAATTAAATCCCAGCAGATTTCTTATTTTATTGGTGAGTTCCCAACTCATATCCTATTTTTTACTATTGCCGTTTTACTATTGCTGTTTTTTTGTTGGTGAGTTCCCAACTTACATCCTGTTTGCGTTTAGCTGCCTTTTTTCTGCTGATGAGTTCCCGGCTCATCAACTCATATCCATTTGTGCTTATTCTGCCGGCTTCTTCATTGATGAGTCCCAACTCATATCCCGGCATTGAGGTTCGTTTCCCATATGTCCAGATTTCCGCTATATGCCCTCCCTTTTCTTTTCCCACTACGTCAGAAGGGGGCGGATCTGCTCACATATATCTTATTCCCGATTATTTACTTTCTTGAACCTCTGATCATTTCAAGGTTAAAACCGACGCTGACCGGAGAACGACCAACGGGTTTCACTGTTCCCTGACAAATTAGTATATGCCCTTGCTTATATAAAGCCCAAACTCTGAGGTTTCATCAAGAGTAACGGGTTCTGGATAGGGCCCGGGGACTTTGCCTGCGACAGGAGATTTTTTTATGGCTTTAAAAATTACAATGGGATTAAAATGCAGTTTTCGTCAGACATGAAAACAGGTACCTGGCATCCCGGAAGCTAAAACTGTAGTTCAGGATGCACAAAAAAATATGGTGCTGTAAGGGCATTGGGATAACCAGGAAAATACATTTCCATAACCATTTAAGGCACTGAGATGACTAACAACTATAGTTGAATAACTAATCCGGCCACCTGTAATCCCGAAAAAACATATTGGGGAATAAAAATAAAAAGTCTCGAAAAAATGCCTACTAAAAAATTCAAAGTCCAATTCAAAAACAGAAAAGAATTGTTGGAGGGGCCTGAGGGTTGTGACATAAAATCCCACCGCCACAACCTTCAGGTTATTTTTCAATGCATTTGCTGGGGTTCAAAAGAGGAGCATGAAGAACTGCCTCCATTTCTGGTTTGGCCAGTTCCGTTCCAGCTCTCATTTTCTCAGGCGGGCCCGTAAAGAGCCAAACTGCACTCCCACGTGCGAGCCGACTTCTTCCGTTCTTCCTGAGATGTTTTTTCCCATTTTTTAAGGATGCAATTTTTTTGACTTTCGTCTTTTGAACTGTTTTTAGTACCAGTTAGTCGTTTAAACCGTTTAGACCGTTTTTTGTGCCATTTGTTGTTTAAACCGTTTAAACCGTTTTTAGTGCCAATTTTTTGAAATTATCTAAGTCAATATGCCGGGATTTCTCCTGGCAATTTGTTTGTGCCGGATAGGTATTCCCTTCCAGTTCCTGATCAATTATAGGGCCTGTATATTATATAGCCCAAACCATGATGCTCTTTCCGAACTTTCAGGTTAAAGTGAGGGGGATAGGAAATTGGACAAATGAGGTGGAAATGGACGGATGAGTGGAAAATGCCAGGGTGAACGGATATTTCAACGCCTTTAAAATTTTCAATGCCATTCGTGAAACGACCTTATCCCAAAATCAAGCAGTTATTTTTGCTAGCCTTTTATCCCTTTTAGATTACCTTTTACACCGTTAACTTTTTCTATATTCCATTTATTTTCCGATTAAGAACACAATTTTTAAATAAAATGATTCTTATAAAATATCTTTCATAATGAGTTCTTCCCTGAGTGATACAATCTGGCTTTCTGAAAAAAGGAAAAATCTGCTCCTTTTGCTGATGGAAGGGCCTCGGGACATCGAGCAAATAAAAGCCTCTCTTAATGTGACTTCAAAAGCGATGATGCCCCAGATAAAGATCCTGAAAAAGCAGGAGCTGATTCTTCAGGCCGAGGAAGTGTACGAGCTATCGGAGATTGGGAAACTGGTAGTTGGAAACATGCTCCCTCTTCTGAACACGTTTGAAGTCCTTGAGGACAACAAAGGGTACTGGGCAAGCCGGGACATGAGTGCCATACCCGAAGACCTGTTTATGCGCCTGGGGGAACTCGGGGAATGCATGGTGATAGAGCCCGACCTGAACCATATGTTTGACCTCCCCCGAGAATTTACTGAAAACCTTGCGAAATCCAGGTGCATCATGAGTTCTCTTTCCTATTATCATCCCCTTTACCCTTCCCTTTATTCGAAACTTTCACAGAGTGATGCAAAAGTGGAAATCGTGGTGACGGAAGCAGTATTCGAGAGACTGAAAACCGAATCTCCGACCGAACTTGGAGTACTGCTGAATTCCGGAAATACGGTAGTGAAAGTCTTTAGTGAAAAAAGCCTCAGGCTTCCCACAATTGCTGTCACCGACCGTTTCATGTACATCTGCCTTTTCGACAAGCAGGGAAAATACGATCACAGAAAGGCAATGAGCTTCGATGCAAGTGCAGTTCGCTGGGGCAGAGAACTTTTCATGCATTACAGGGGGCTATGCCGGGAAGTAACCGGTGTATAAACGCTGTCGGCCGTCAAAGCCGTGAAATGGCAACCTGTTTTTCGCCGTTCAGCCTACCTGGCCATCAACTGGCGGGAGTTTGGTACAATGAGGTTCAAAAACGTCCCCTTAAAAACAAAGCTGGTTCTTTTTATTGTCGTAGGGGTTTTTCTTGTCCTGGCCGTGTCTACGGCAGTCATTATCGGCACGGTGACCTCCCAGGAAGAAGACCTTGCTTACCGGAAATCCGTCGAAATGGCGAGCAACTATGCGAACCAGTTTGACAGTAATATGCAAGCCAACCGGGCAATTGCGAACACTCTTGCCCTCACGATGGCCGAGTATGAAGGCGCCGACAGGGAAGAAGTGAAGAATATTCTGAGAAGGGTCCTTGAAGAAAAACCTAACCTGATCGGGGCTTATGTTGGGTTTGAGCCTAACGCTTTTGATGGCAGGGATGCGGACTACGCGGATACCCCGGGCTACGACTCTACTGGAAGGTTTGTCCCTTACTGCAACAATATCAACGGCCCCACGACTATCGAGCCGCTTGTTGACTATGAGAGCTCTGACTATTACCAGCTGCCAAAAAGCACGAATAAAGATGTCCTGACCGAGCCTTACTTTTACGAAGGGATATTCATGGTAAGCTATGACTCCCCCATCATCCGGGACGGTGAGTTTGTGGGGATAGCAGGTGTTGACGTCCCTCTGGAATATCTGGATGATGTCATAAGTGATATCCAGGCTTTTGATACGGGCTATGCTTTCATGGTAAGCAATACAGGAATTTTTCTCTCCCACCCTACCAATAAGGAATGGATCGGAAAAAGGAGCCTCCGGGATTCTGAAGCGGAAGAGGTCCTCGCAGCAGCAGAAGATATTCAAAATGGTGTGGGAGGACATATTGAAACCACCGACCCCACCACAGGAAAGACTGTTGTGATGTTCTACGAACCTGTTAAGACGGGGGAGTTCGCATTCGTCCTGGCAGTTCCCAAAGAAGAAATGCTGGCCGGAGTGACGGACCTCCGGAACAGGCTGCTTATAATCTCTGCAATTTCAATTCTTTTCATGGCCGCCCTTGGCTACATGATTGCCAGGTCCATTACAAAGCCCATAGACGAAATAGTTGAAGACTTCAAGAGCATCGCCGAGGATGCCGTTAAAGGAAAACTCGATGTAAGGGCGGATACAGATGTTGAAGTCGATTTCCGGGAAATCCCGAGGGGCCTGAATAAGATCCTTGACGCGGTAATCGTCCCCATCCGGGAAACCATGAGGGTGACCAATGCCCTTGCAGCAGGGGAACTGAAAGAAAGGGTCAATGCGGACCTGCAGGGGGGGTTCAGGGAACTCGGGGATACCCTTGACAAGTTCTCGGAAACCCTCAATATGATCATTGACGATTCAAATACGGTCCTCACCGCTTTCCAGAACAACGATTTCAAACGCAGTATTGAGGTGCATGGGCAGGGAGACTTCAAGCTCCTGACCGACGGGATAGAAGAAACCCGGGAAGTGCTTGACAGGGTAACCACCCAGCGCATGAAGACAGAAGAAGCCCTGCTTGCCTATGCACTGGAGCTTGAGCAGTCCAACAAGCTTAAAGAAGAGATGGAGAATATTATCAACAACAGCCCGGTGATTGTCTTCCTCTGGAAATACGAAGACATGTGGCCTGCGGAATTCGTTTCCGAAAATGTCTCCAGGCTGGGCTACAGTCCCGAAGATTTCACCTCCAAAAGGCTCCTCTACGGGGAAATAGTCCACCCGGATGACCTGGACAGGATGAAGGAAGAACTCTCCAAAAACGTGGAGTCCAGCTGTGAAGTTTATAATTCGGAATACCGGATCCTTACGAAATCCGGGGAACCGCGCTGGGTTGATGAAAGGACTTTCATCCAGAGAAACCATCTTGGAGAAATCCGGCTGCAGGGTATCATCCTGGATATCACGGAGCACAAGAAAGCCGAAGAAGCCCTGCTCCAGATGGAAGAAATCCGGAAGAAAGAAATCCACCACCGGATCAAGAACAACCTGCAGGTAATTTCAACCCTGCTTTACCTGGAATCCGGGAATTTCCTGGACGAAAAGACAATCGGGGCTTTCAAGGACAGCCAGCACCGGGTAAAATCCATGGCCCTGGTCCACGAAAAGCTCTACCAGTCCGAGGACATGGTAAGCGTGGACTTTGCGGACTATATCCGGAACCTTACCGATTATCTCTTCCAGTCTTATTCCGTAGGAGTGAGTGAAGTAAGCTTGAAGCTTGATGTGGATAACATCTTCCTTGGGATGGACACTGCTATCCCCCTGGGGATTATCATCAACGAACTGGTTTCGAATTCCCTGAAACACGCTTTTGCGGGAAGGAACTGCGGAGAGATCAGCATCAGCCTGAAAAGGGATGAATGTGAATCTTTAGATAAAGCATCTGGCACCCGGGGCGAGCAGCAGGCAGGGGAAGCCGAAGAGTGTTTCTTGCTTACTGTCAGAGACAGCGGCGTGGGCTTCCCGGAAGCCATTGATTTCAGGGATACGGAATCCCTGGGCCTTCAGCTGGTAGTTAACCTTGTCGATCAGATAGAAGGCGTTGTAGAGCTTGACACGAGCAGGGAAGGCACCGAATTCAAGATACGGTTCGGGGAGTTAAAATACAGGATCAAAGTATGAAAGGAGTTTAAAATGGCCGAAGGAAGGATTCTTGTTGTTGAAGACGAGCACATAGTTGCAATGGGCATAAAAAAAATGCTTAAGAGCCTGGGATATCAGGTCACGGGGATAGCCTCCTCAGGAGAAGACGCTATCAGCAAAGCCGAGAGCACCTTCCCGGACCTTGTGCTTATGGATATCATGTTGAAAGGAAACATTGATGGAATAGAAGCCGCTCGGGAAATCATAAAACGCTTCGAACTCCCCGTGGTCTATCTCTCTGCATATTCCGACAGCCAGATCCTGGAACGGGCAAAGCAGACAGGGCCTTTCGGCTATATCGTCAAGCCCTTTGAAGAAAAAGACCTGCACAGCAGTATCGAAGTGGCGCTGCACAGGCATGAAGTGGAAAAAAAGAAGCAGGAAGAAAATCCTGACAGTACGTAACCTTTAATATCAGGCTTTCGACAGCAACCCGGAGTACAGGATTAAGTTCCAGTGCTCCGGGTCGGGTTACTATAGTCTATAGTCCCGAAAGCAAATATTTACACTTACATTATAGCCACGGAAGACACGAAAAGCACGGAAGAATTGTGCCCCTATTTCCTTTATTCCGTGTCTTCCGTGTTTTCCGTGCTTTCTGTGGTAAACTTTCACTTGAGCTTGGTGAAGGAATTTGGGGCCTTGACTATAGTTGCTATAACCGAGTTGCTATAACCGAGTTGCTATAACCGAGTTGCTATAACCGAGTTGCTATAACCGAGTTGCTATAACCGAGTTGCTATAACCGAGTTGCTATAACCGAGTTGCTATAACCGAGTTATTATATTCAGTTAACCGGGTCCAGTAATTCCTAATGCATTTATTTCAGTCGAATACCCCGTAGCTTGCTGCGGGGATGGATACTTCCCCGGGAAACGTTGATGATAATGCTAATTCTCAATTCCACTTTTTGTTTGTTAAGTTCTGCTCGAACTAAACCTTATTATGTTTAATGTCTCCTTTCATGGAATCTTCAGCGGTGGCGCGAACATACCCCGTTGCTTGCAGCGGGGTGCGCCAGCGCAACTTTGATTATTCATGTGAGTGTAGAAGGGAACTGGCAGAACATCTTCAATAGTTGGCTAAGTGTTCTTTCTTTTAAATCCTCTTTTTTTCATGTGTTTCCTTAAGGCTGTACCACGTCAGACCCGATCTGAAGAGTGAATGCCTGAAGATGAATTTTAATGCCTTTAAAAATTATAACGTAATGAAAATATCCCATGGCACTGGAAATGTCAGCCCTCATGCGCCAGGAACATGGCCCTTTTCAAATCCCTTCCCCACCGAAAGAGCACCACAAAGCAGGTTATATAGATTTATTTCTATAAAAACAACCTGTAGGAGATAATCCAATCCATTAAGAAATAACCCAATCTATTAGCTCTTGAAATTCAGAATGATTCACCCCTTCCTGGGATTTTGTTTTTCCACCTTTCATGATGTTATGGGCCTCTCCAGGCTCCGGGGAATAAAAATAGCCTCCCGAAAATGGAGCTAAATAACGCAATCAGGTGTCAGGATGGATGTCAGGCCGGACGTTAAGTTGTAGGTAGGTTGGAATTAAGCTGGATGTAGGCCGACATGCAATAATTCCGGGAAACGGAAAGGACGCGGAATATATGGGCCGTTTTCCAGTGCTGAATTATGTGGATAAAACCCTGGTGGATAAAGCTTTATCGGGACCGAAAATGGCAGGATAAAGGTTCTGGCAGGCAAAAGAGGGGATATAAGCAAAGATCTCCGTATTTCCCAATTAACAGGAGGAGGGAAATATCCCTGCGATGGTTTCCGAAAGTAAGGCTCCATGCCTTCATACTAAGAATTTCTGAGAAATGAAATGAAGGGAAGATGGTGTATTATTCGGGCAGGAAAACCGGGTTTAACATTTCAACGAGAGGGAGAACAGATAAAGGTGTAAATTAATGAAAGGGAAAAAGATTCTTGTCGTTGAAGACGAACACATAGTTGCAATGGGAATAAAGAGAATGTTAAAGAGCCTGGGGTATCAGGTTACGGGCATAGCTTCCACAGGGGAAGACGCAGTTTGCAAGGCTGAAAGCATCTTTCCTGACCTGGTACTTATGGACATCATGCTCAAAGGCAAGCTTGGTGGATTGAAAGCTGCAGAAGAGATCCAAACCAGGTTCAATACCCCTGTAATATACATTACCGCTTGCTCCGATAAAAAGATCCGGGCACAGGCCGAAAAGACGGGAGCTTTTGGCTATATCACCAAACCTTTTGATGAAAATGAGCTGGCCGAAAGTATAGAAACAGCTTTAAAGAACCACGAAGCTGAAAAGAAAAGCAGTAACATGAAGACATTTCCTGAATTAATAATTTCCCTGCCCTCAGACTTAGTTCCTGAGGGGCAATAGTTGTCCCCTGTCGGCACCCCTGCTAACCTAAAGAAAAAATAAAACGTGTTTCTGAAGCTGCAATTTCATGGCTCTTTTTCTGCTATCCTTTTCTCTTCTTCCGAGCCTATTTTTTGCTTTTTGTACTGTTTTTTTCAGTTATTCAGTATTGTATCTCATTGTTTTTGATTCGGTATTTTATCTCATTTTCAGTTATTCAGTATTGTATCTCATTGTTTTTGATTCGGCAAAACGTCTTTAAGACTATTTTCAGCAAAACATCTTTAATACCATTCGATAAGTTTATAATA
This window encodes:
- a CDS encoding response regulator, whose translation is MAEGRILVVEDEHIVAMGIKKMLKSLGYQVTGIASSGEDAISKAESTFPDLVLMDIMLKGNIDGIEAAREIIKRFELPVVYLSAYSDSQILERAKQTGPFGYIVKPFEEKDLHSSIEVALHRHEVEKKKQEENPDST
- a CDS encoding histidine kinase dimerization/phosphoacceptor domain -containing protein gives rise to the protein MRFKNVPLKTKLVLFIVVGVFLVLAVSTAVIIGTVTSQEEDLAYRKSVEMASNYANQFDSNMQANRAIANTLALTMAEYEGADREEVKNILRRVLEEKPNLIGAYVGFEPNAFDGRDADYADTPGYDSTGRFVPYCNNINGPTTIEPLVDYESSDYYQLPKSTNKDVLTEPYFYEGIFMVSYDSPIIRDGEFVGIAGVDVPLEYLDDVISDIQAFDTGYAFMVSNTGIFLSHPTNKEWIGKRSLRDSEAEEVLAAAEDIQNGVGGHIETTDPTTGKTVVMFYEPVKTGEFAFVLAVPKEEMLAGVTDLRNRLLIISAISILFMAALGYMIARSITKPIDEIVEDFKSIAEDAVKGKLDVRADTDVEVDFREIPRGLNKILDAVIVPIRETMRVTNALAAGELKERVNADLQGGFRELGDTLDKFSETLNMIIDDSNTVLTAFQNNDFKRSIEVHGQGDFKLLTDGIEETREVLDRVTTQRMKTEEALLAYALELEQSNKLKEEMENIINNSPVIVFLWKYEDMWPAEFVSENVSRLGYSPEDFTSKRLLYGEIVHPDDLDRMKEELSKNVESSCEVYNSEYRILTKSGEPRWVDERTFIQRNHLGEIRLQGIILDITEHKKAEEALLQMEEIRKKEIHHRIKNNLQVISTLLYLESGNFLDEKTIGAFKDSQHRVKSMALVHEKLYQSEDMVSVDFADYIRNLTDYLFQSYSVGVSEVSLKLDVDNIFLGMDTAIPLGIIINELVSNSLKHAFAGRNCGEISISLKRDECESLDKASGTRGEQQAGEAEECFLLTVRDSGVGFPEAIDFRDTESLGLQLVVNLVDQIEGVVELDTSREGTEFKIRFGELKYRIKV
- a CDS encoding winged helix-turn-helix domain-containing protein, giving the protein MSSSLSDTIWLSEKRKNLLLLLMEGPRDIEQIKASLNVTSKAMMPQIKILKKQELILQAEEVYELSEIGKLVVGNMLPLLNTFEVLEDNKGYWASRDMSAIPEDLFMRLGELGECMVIEPDLNHMFDLPREFTENLAKSRCIMSSLSYYHPLYPSLYSKLSQSDAKVEIVVTEAVFERLKTESPTELGVLLNSGNTVVKVFSEKSLRLPTIAVTDRFMYICLFDKQGKYDHRKAMSFDASAVRWGRELFMHYRGLCREVTGV
- a CDS encoding response regulator, yielding MKGKKILVVEDEHIVAMGIKRMLKSLGYQVTGIASTGEDAVCKAESIFPDLVLMDIMLKGKLGGLKAAEEIQTRFNTPVIYITACSDKKIRAQAEKTGAFGYITKPFDENELAESIETALKNHEAEKKSSNMKTFPELIISLPSDLVPEGQ